CGTCATTCTCACGATTCGCGAAGGCAAGCGCCGGTTCGCCGCCGCCGTGACACCTTGAACCCTCTTGGAGCCCTCTTGCTCCTTGCTGTCTCACGGCAGTTTTCCACCGGAGAACATCCGCTTTCTTTTGAGGGATGACGACTGGCCTGGAGTGCGGATGTTGGGTGCGCTCCGGGAGGGTCTATGGCGGATGTCCGCGACGAAGCGTTGGCCGAGGAGGGCTCATCGCTGAAGGTCGTGATGATTGCCTCGGTGGCCGCCGTGGGTGGCTTCCTGTTCGGCTTCGACACGGCCGTGATCAATGGGGCCGTCGGCGCCCTGCAGACCACCTTCCAGGCGAGTGACGCGGCCATCGGGCTCTCGGTGTCCTCGGCGCTCATTGGCTCGGCCATCGGGGCGTTCCTGGGCGGGCAGCTGGCGGATCGCCTGGGCCGCATCCGCACGATGGTGGTCGCCTCGGTGCTCTTCTCCGTGAGCGCGGTGGGCTCGGGACTCGCCTTCGGGCTCGTGGATTTCAGCCTGTGGCGCGCGGTGGGCGGCGTCGCGGTGGGAATCGCCAGCGTCATCGCCCCCGCCTACATCGCGGAGATCGCTCCGGCCCACCTGCGCGGCCGGCTCGGCTCGCTCCAACAGCTGGCCATCGTCTCCGGCATCTTCGCCGCGCTGCTCGTGGATTATGGCATCGCCGCCGGCGCGGGCGGCTCCGCCGAGAATCCCTTCTGGCTCGGGCTGGCGGCATGGCGATGGATGCTCCTGTCCGAGCTTCCCCCCGCCATCCTCTATGGCATCGGCGCCCTCATGATTCCCGAGTCCCCCCGCTACCTCGTCGCGAAGCATCGCGATGACAAGGCGCGGGAGGTGCTTCGCTCCATCATCGGGCGCCGCGCGGAGGCGAAGGTGGAGGAGATCCGCCAGAGCCTCTCGAGCGAGCACACCGGCCGGTTCTCGGACCTCAAGGGGAGCTTCGGCCTGCTCCCCATCGTCTGGGTGGGCATCGGACTGTCGGTCTTCCAGCAGTTCGTG
The sequence above is drawn from the Archangium gephyra genome and encodes:
- a CDS encoding sugar porter family MFS transporter; amino-acid sequence: MADVRDEALAEEGSSLKVVMIASVAAVGGFLFGFDTAVINGAVGALQTTFQASDAAIGLSVSSALIGSAIGAFLGGQLADRLGRIRTMVVASVLFSVSAVGSGLAFGLVDFSLWRAVGGVAVGIASVIAPAYIAEIAPAHLRGRLGSLQQLAIVSGIFAALLVDYGIAAGAGGSAENPFWLGLAAWRWMLLSELPPAILYGIGALMIPESPRYLVAKHRDDKAREVLRSIIGRRAEAKVEEIRQSLSSEHTGRFSDLKGSFGLLPIVWVGIGLSVFQQFVGINVIFYYSSVLWQAVGFSERDSLAITVITSVTNILTTFIAIATVDRFGRRPLLIVGSVGMALTLGAMAYLFGTAGMDATGKPVLEGTSGTIALVAANLYVFCFGLSWGPVVWVLLGEMFNNRIRGRALALAGSAQWVANFLVSATFPSLRTAGLGLAYGLYTAAAMASLVFVLLFIRETKGKELEDME